Part of the Ignavibacterium album JCM 16511 genome, TCTTTAACCTGAACTTCGCTCCAATAAATCGGATTTGAGCCTGCGTTTGGAATAACAATTATTCTTGCGTTTTCGCCGCCAGCCAATTCAACAAATTTAGCTACAATCTCTTTAGTCTGAACCCCTCCAACAATTACAAGATGACCCTTTGATTGTGACAAACAGAAAGAAGTAAAAAACAACACAACTATTGAAATGGAATATCTGATTTTCATAATTAATCCTTTTTAACAAGTTCAAGTGCTATTTCAGCTGATTTAATTAAATCCTCAATATAAACGAACTCGTCATTTGAATGAGGATTCTGAGCACCTATTCCAATATTAACCGATTCAATACCTTTTGCGTTGAGAGAGTTTGCATCGCTTCCACCAAGAGAAATCTTCGGACTTGGTACTAAACCAACTTTCGTTATGGCTCTTAGAATTTCTTTGTACACATCCGAGTTCTCTTTGATTGTATATGGTTTAAAGTCCCAGAAATAATCATATTCAATTTTAGCATTGAGTTTTTCAGCTTCTTCCTCAAAAGTTTTAACTAACTGTCTGAAATAATTTTCTGCCTTATCAAGATTGAATGAACGAACTTCACCGACCACTTCAGTTAATTCGGGAATGACATTTACAGCCGAACCACTTTTGAGTGTTCCGATATTCATTGTTGTTTCTTCATCAATTCTTCCAAGCGGAAGTTTTGTGATTGCATTAGCAGCTATAAGAAGTGAATTGATTCCCTTTTCAGGTGCGATTCCGGAATGTGATGCTCTTCCAAAGATCTTAAGATTAAATCCTATTGCACCACAAGCCGAATAAATAAAACTACCCGGACGATAACCTGAATCAAACACAAATCCCTTCTTAATATTACCATTCAACCCCAAATACTTTGAACCGAATAAAGTTGTTTCTTCGCAGGTAGTAAAAGCAACTGTAAAATCTTTCACCGGAATTTTTTCCAAAGCAATTCTTTCAAGAGAGTAAAGAAGCACTGCAACTCCCTCACGGTTATCAACTCCAAGCACAGTATCACCTGAAGAAGTTATTCTGTCTTCTTTGATCATTGGTTTTACATTTTCGGTTGGACGTGCAGTGTCCATATGAGCTGTCATAACAAAATCACCGCCGGAGCCAATTTTACAAATTAAATTTCCTGTATTGCTTTGTGTGAATTTTGCTGAGTCATCGAACTCAACTTTATAACCCAGATTAGTAAGGAAGGAATTAATAAAATCAGCCAGAGGTTTTTCGTTTGCACTCAGAGCATTTATTTGTATAACCTGAAGAAAAATTTCAATTAATCTGGAAGGAATCATTTGTAACTCTGCTTACAAGTTTAAGAAATATTGTAATTTCTATTACAGAGTTACAAAAAATTATTTAATAAGTCAAGAACTTTTTGAAAATATTTTACTCTTCGTCTGAATAAATTTCGAGGTCGCCTTTTTTAATATAACCGTCCTTTATAAGACTATCAGCTGAACGATAAAGAACTATCGTTACTTCATTTGTGTTGTTATAACCGGTTGATTCGATTTTTACACCGTTCAATTCTTTAGCAATCTTTACTTTGGCAATCAGCATATCATTATTTATTAACGACTTTTCGAGTTTTGCCTTTTTAACAGGGATATTCATCAATCCCCAGAATACTCCTTTTCGGGCATTTGTCAAGGCAGCTTCTATATCTGCGTCAACTTTTGACTGGGAATAAACTTCAGAAGAAATTATTAAAATCAAAAGATAGAAGAATAAAAAGAATTGTTTCATAGCACCCTCATAAATATTCTTGTCAATTATAGAAATATTTTATTAAAGCTTCAAGTGAGTGATACTAATCTCAGAATTCTTTTCTATAAATCCTCGGTTTGCAATTTATAAATAATACAATTAATTTGGAAACCAATAAAACGAAAATAGTTTCCAATGCCAAAAAAAAATAAATCAGAAAATTCTACGGATCGTAACAAGATAATAGACTACTGCACTTCAAAATTTTTGCAGGATGGTTTTTATTTTGTA contains:
- a CDS encoding M20/M25/M40 family metallo-hydrolase, with translation MIPSRLIEIFLQVIQINALSANEKPLADFINSFLTNLGYKVEFDDSAKFTQSNTGNLICKIGSGGDFVMTAHMDTARPTENVKPMIKEDRITSSGDTVLGVDNREGVAVLLYSLERIALEKIPVKDFTVAFTTCEETTLFGSKYLGLNGNIKKGFVFDSGYRPGSFIYSACGAIGFNLKIFGRASHSGIAPEKGINSLLIAANAITKLPLGRIDEETTMNIGTLKSGSAVNVIPELTEVVGEVRSFNLDKAENYFRQLVKTFEEEAEKLNAKIEYDYFWDFKPYTIKENSDVYKEILRAITKVGLVPSPKISLGGSDANSLNAKGIESVNIGIGAQNPHSNDEFVYIEDLIKSAEIALELVKKD